A region of Thermosipho affectus DNA encodes the following proteins:
- a CDS encoding TIGR00725 family protein, whose translation MKKVAVIGYSGEIDQKLEKICFLLGKALSKKYIVLTGGRDGVMEAVSKGVKSENGTCIGILPFEEKGNAYNFLDITTGLDFQMRSFILLKNADAVISVGGEIGTAIEILGAYAYGKPLILFNETGGWTDSIQKVLIEGKYLDNRKIVEIKIASSIEEILKILEDLM comes from the coding sequence ATGAAAAAAGTCGCTGTAATAGGTTACTCTGGAGAAATAGACCAAAAACTTGAAAAAATATGTTTTTTGCTTGGAAAAGCCCTTTCAAAAAAATACATCGTCCTAACTGGCGGAAGAGATGGAGTAATGGAAGCAGTTTCAAAGGGAGTGAAAAGTGAAAATGGAACATGTATAGGCATTTTACCGTTTGAAGAAAAGGGCAATGCCTATAACTTTTTGGATATTACAACAGGTCTTGATTTTCAAATGAGATCCTTTATACTATTAAAAAATGCAGACGCGGTAATTTCCGTTGGCGGTGAAATAGGTACAGCAATAGAAATACTAGGGGCATATGCATATGGGAAACCACTAATTTTGTTTAATGAAACCGGAGGATGGACTGATAGCATCCAAAAAGTACTAATAGAAGGTAAATATTTAGATAATAGAAAGATCGTTGAAATCAAAATCGCAAGTAGTATAGAAGAAATACTAAAAATATTGGAGGATTTAATGTGA
- a CDS encoding DMT family transporter, with amino-acid sequence MRYLPLTLVVLFWGLSFISTSVVVKEISPLFAAFMRFLIALLVLFIVPKKRKIDLFNIHKILAGFWGITMYFVAENFSLKFTTPTNAAMIVSTAPIWYILFTQIVHKKKTHIFQYIGSTIAIVGVGLVILNGRLYLNVNPIGDLLAFGAALSWVFYTHHIVKLSDHSSITAVFEITFWGVVTLIPFTFVEYAYFTPKIIFSINVVFGLLYLGILCSAVGYILWNKSIEILGDRTTTNAVYIIPIVTAIFENILFKRWPTFLLVSGIILVVTGLYIFEKFEERREKYGKE; translated from the coding sequence GTGAGATATCTTCCATTAACCTTAGTAGTCCTCTTTTGGGGGCTTTCTTTTATTTCAACAAGTGTGGTGGTAAAGGAAATAAGCCCACTTTTTGCTGCATTTATGCGGTTTTTAATAGCATTGCTGGTTTTATTTATAGTACCTAAAAAGAGAAAAATAGATTTATTCAACATTCATAAAATACTTGCGGGATTTTGGGGAATTACAATGTATTTTGTCGCAGAAAATTTTTCTCTAAAATTTACCACCCCCACAAATGCCGCAATGATAGTTTCTACAGCACCGATTTGGTATATACTTTTTACCCAAATTGTACACAAGAAAAAAACACATATATTTCAATATATTGGCTCCACCATTGCAATCGTTGGAGTAGGACTTGTTATTTTAAACGGTAGATTGTACCTTAACGTTAACCCTATAGGTGATTTGCTTGCATTTGGAGCTGCACTTTCTTGGGTATTTTATACACACCACATTGTAAAACTTTCCGATCATTCATCGATAACTGCCGTCTTTGAAATTACTTTTTGGGGTGTAGTTACTTTAATACCATTTACCTTTGTTGAATATGCATATTTTACTCCAAAGATTATTTTTTCAATTAATGTTGTTTTTGGATTACTTTACCTTGGTATACTTTGCTCTGCTGTGGGATACATTCTCTGGAACAAATCAATTGAAATACTAGGAGATAGAACAACAACAAATGCCGTATATATCATTCCGATTGTAACTGCCATATTTGAAAATATTCTTTTTAAAAGATGGCCAACATTTTTGCTAGTTTCAGGTATAATATTAGTTGTTACAGGATTATATATTTTTGAAAAGTTCGAAGAAAGGAGAGAAAAATATGGGAAAGAATGA